A stretch of Neisseria subflava DNA encodes these proteins:
- a CDS encoding GbsR/MarR family transcriptional regulator, whose amino-acid sequence MKLNPTTEKFILHWGEMGTKWGVNRTVAQIHALLYILGRPMNAEEITETLGVARSNVSNSIKELQNLRLVHTVHILGDRRDHFETSDDVWTLFRTIAEVRMQREIEPTRQFLQSLIDSPEFSQENETAKQRIQQTHDFISTLTMWANEMLKLSTSTMVKILKIGAGIQKFFR is encoded by the coding sequence ATGAAACTGAATCCGACCACTGAAAAATTTATCCTCCACTGGGGCGAAATGGGTACCAAATGGGGCGTAAACCGTACCGTTGCGCAAATCCATGCCCTGCTCTACATCTTAGGCAGACCGATGAACGCCGAAGAAATTACCGAAACGCTCGGCGTAGCGCGCTCCAATGTCAGCAACAGCATCAAAGAGCTGCAAAACTTGAGACTGGTTCATACCGTGCATATCTTGGGCGACAGGCGCGATCATTTTGAAACTTCGGATGATGTCTGGACTTTGTTCCGCACCATTGCAGAAGTGCGTATGCAGCGTGAAATCGAACCGACACGGCAATTTTTGCAAAGTCTGATCGACAGCCCTGAATTTAGTCAGGAAAATGAAACTGCCAAGCAGCGAATCCAACAAACCCATGATTTCATCAGTACGCTGACCATGTGGGCAAATGAAATGTTGAAGCTTTCTACTTCAACCATGGTGAAAATTCTGAAAATAGGCGCGGGGATACAGAAATTTTTCCGATGA
- a CDS encoding DoxX-like family protein codes for MSDHTTHTLPAYLSYSMGLLWLWSGTQPLFFMPEMSLDLLHSVGIPNPLQWPTLITASLLDIGFAFLCFSRLRSRSAIWLLQLITVAAYSLIIAFRLPEMWAHPFAPLVKNLPIMATLFFLYQSVGDKK; via the coding sequence ATGTCCGACCACACTACGCACACCCTCCCCGCCTACCTGTCTTACTCGATGGGGCTGCTATGGCTCTGGAGCGGTACCCAGCCTCTGTTTTTCATGCCTGAAATGTCATTGGATTTACTGCATTCGGTCGGCATTCCCAATCCGTTGCAATGGCCAACATTAATTACCGCTTCACTATTGGATATCGGTTTTGCCTTTTTATGCTTCAGCCGCCTTCGCTCCCGCTCTGCAATATGGCTGCTGCAATTGATAACCGTCGCGGCATACAGCCTGATCATTGCCTTCAGACTGCCCGAAATGTGGGCGCATCCATTTGCGCCTTTGGTAAAAAACCTGCCGATTATGGCTACTTTGTTTTTCCTGTATCAATCCGTAGGAGATAAAAAATGA
- a CDS encoding DUF2269 family protein encodes MNTYLIVKTLHIISATLMVGTGFGTAFYLFWANRSGSVAAQSVVSHWVIKADWWFTTPAVIFQPLSGLWMLYERGYTVSTMLEQNWVWMTLALYIFSGICWLPVVWLQIRMAKIAEKAHKENADTIPEPYWRYARRWELLGYPAFCATIVIYFLMVMKPI; translated from the coding sequence ATGAACACCTATTTAATTGTTAAAACCCTGCATATCATCTCGGCTACCTTAATGGTCGGCACCGGCTTTGGTACAGCGTTTTACCTCTTTTGGGCAAACCGCAGCGGTTCGGTTGCCGCGCAGTCGGTCGTCTCGCATTGGGTCATCAAAGCAGATTGGTGGTTTACAACCCCTGCCGTTATTTTCCAACCCTTGTCCGGTTTATGGATGCTGTATGAGCGCGGCTACACTGTTTCCACCATGCTGGAACAAAATTGGGTATGGATGACGCTTGCCTTATACATCTTTTCAGGCATTTGCTGGCTGCCCGTTGTCTGGCTGCAAATCCGCATGGCCAAGATTGCCGAAAAAGCACATAAAGAAAACGCAGACACCATTCCGGAGCCCTACTGGCGTTACGCCAGACGCTGGGAATTGCTCGGCTATCCAGCCTTTTGCGCCACTATCGTGATTTACTTCCTAATGGTAATGAAACCGATTTAA
- a CDS encoding NAD-dependent epimerase/dehydratase family protein, which translates to MNIIIFGGSGFIGSRTVQILKEQGYQVCTPDRRAFDFLHPNETAARRLLEGQDVLINCIGIMSCHAEILETVHHHTPKQLAAWAKAAGIKRWVQLSALGANPSQSINFVGSKGRGDDAIAQSGIPIAIARPSVVYGRGGTSCELFIKLARLSLLPLPEGGCFHLQPVHLADVAEGLAKLAVQTDTDHSIINMTGSQTLTLAEYLTTIRQTLHHKPPQRILPVPLRLINPALPLVNILSNGIISRDSFALLQQGSCADYSNFAALLGREPLAAENFAGCL; encoded by the coding sequence ATGAACATCATCATTTTCGGAGGCAGCGGCTTCATCGGCAGCCGTACCGTTCAAATCCTCAAAGAACAAGGTTACCAAGTTTGCACGCCCGACCGCCGCGCCTTCGACTTTCTTCATCCAAATGAAACAGCCGCACGCCGTTTATTGGAAGGGCAAGACGTTCTCATCAACTGCATTGGAATTATGAGCTGTCATGCTGAAATACTCGAAACCGTGCACCACCACACGCCTAAACAGCTCGCCGCATGGGCAAAAGCAGCAGGCATTAAACGCTGGGTGCAACTATCCGCACTGGGTGCCAATCCATCTCAGTCCATCAACTTTGTCGGCAGCAAAGGACGTGGCGATGATGCCATTGCTCAAAGCGGCATACCGATTGCCATAGCCAGACCATCCGTTGTTTACGGTCGAGGAGGAACCAGCTGCGAACTGTTCATCAAACTAGCCCGCCTCTCTTTGCTTCCCCTGCCGGAAGGCGGATGCTTTCATTTACAGCCAGTACACCTTGCCGATGTTGCCGAAGGCTTGGCAAAACTTGCCGTCCAAACCGACACCGACCATAGCATCATCAATATGACCGGCAGCCAAACGCTGACTTTGGCGGAATACCTGACCACCATCCGCCAAACCCTGCACCATAAACCGCCGCAACGTATCCTACCCGTTCCCCTGCGTCTGATTAACCCTGCGCTACCATTGGTAAACATCCTCAGCAACGGCATTATCAGCCGCGACAGCTTTGCCCTGCTCCAGCAAGGCTCATGCGCCGACTATTCTAATTTTGCAGCTTTACTAGGCAGGGAACCATTGGCAGCAGAAAACTTTGCCGGTTGCCTATAA
- the mobA gene encoding molybdenum cofactor guanylyltransferase MobA — translation MKIFALILAGGQGSRMGGVDKGLVQWHNKALIDHVIEKIRPQVSHIAISANRNLESYAQRSAHVFSDARQWQHYGPLAALCTAANDLQIATADWLLIVSCDMPRLPENLVFQFETIARRTPLCNAFYVETPARPHYSVMFIRPQILQSTVPYLYSGMRSIRGWLQQQRARVVHFPHEQDFISYNTENDLAQPL, via the coding sequence ATGAAAATTTTCGCACTGATATTGGCCGGCGGGCAGGGAAGCCGGATGGGAGGTGTCGATAAGGGGTTGGTGCAATGGCACAACAAAGCCTTGATAGATCATGTTATCGAAAAAATCCGCCCCCAAGTCAGCCATATCGCCATCAGTGCCAACCGTAATCTCGAATCTTACGCGCAACGCAGCGCGCACGTTTTCTCGGATGCGCGCCAATGGCAACATTACGGCCCTCTAGCCGCCTTATGTACTGCCGCCAACGATTTACAAATTGCCACTGCCGATTGGCTGCTTATCGTATCCTGCGATATGCCGCGTTTGCCGGAAAACTTGGTTTTCCAGTTTGAAACCATTGCGCGGCGCACGCCATTGTGCAATGCGTTTTATGTGGAGACTCCTGCCAGACCGCATTACAGCGTGATGTTTATCCGTCCGCAAATCCTGCAAAGCACCGTGCCATACCTTTATTCAGGAATGCGCAGCATCCGCGGCTGGCTGCAGCAACAGCGCGCAAGAGTTGTCCATTTCCCTCATGAGCAGGATTTTATCAGCTACAACACGGAAAACGATTTGGCCCAGCCTTTGTAG